The proteins below come from a single Mus musculus strain C57BL/6J chromosome 5, GRCm38.p6 C57BL/6J genomic window:
- the Slc35f6 gene encoding solute carrier family 35 member F6 precursor: MAWTKYQLFLAGLMLVTGSINTLSAKWADNFVAEGCGGSQEHSFKHPFVQAVGMFLGEFSCLAAFYLLKCQGRRQSASSVEPQQPFNTLLFLPPALCDMTGTSIMYVALNMTSASSFQMLRGAVIIFTGLFSVAFLDRRLAPSQWLGILITIAGLVVVGLADLLSKHDSQHKLSEVITGDLLIIMAQIIIAIQMVLEEKFVYKHNIHPLQAVGIEGFFGFVILSLLLVPMFYIPTASFSGNPRGVLEDALDAFCQVGRQPLIALALLGNISSIAFFNFSGISVTKELSATTRMVLDTLRTIVIWAFTLALGWEIFYPLQILGFLILLMGTALYNGLHRPLLAFLSRRWRLPTQEGEQERLLGDSRTPINEAS; this comes from the exons ATGGCCTGGACTAAGTACCAGTTGTTCCTGGCCGGGCTTATGCTGGTCACCGGCTCCATCAACACGCTTTCGGCAAA GTGGGCCGACAACTTTGTAGCTGAGGGCTGTGGAGGAAGCCAGGAGCACAGCTTCAAGCATCCCTTCGTCCAG GCAGTGGGCATGTTCCTGGGAGAGTTCTCCTGCCTTGCTGCCTTCTACCTGCTCAAATGCCAAGGCAGAAGACAGTCAGCCTCCAGTGTAGAGCCCCAGCAGCCCTTCAACACCCTGCTTTTCCTGCCCCCAGCCCTGTGTGACATGACTGGGACCAGCATCATGTACGTGG CCCTGAACATGACCAGTGCCTCAAGCTTTCAGATGCTGCGGGGTGCAGTGATCATCTTCACAGGCCTGTTCTCAGTGGCCTTCCTGGACCGGAGGCTGGCACCAAGCCAGTGGCTGGGCATCCTGATCACTATTGCGGGACTGGTGGTAGTTGGCCTAGCTGACCTCCTGAGCAAGCATGACAGTCAACACAAGCTCAGTGAAGTCATCACAG GTGACTTGTTGATCATCATGGCCCAGATCATCATTGCCATCCAGATGGTGCTAGAGGAGAAGTTTGTCTACAAACACAACATCCACCCACTCCAGGCAGTAGGCATCGAGG GCTTCTTCGGCTTCGTGATCCTCTCGCTGCTCCTTGTGCCTATGTTCTACATCCCCACGGCCTCCTTTAGTGGGAACCCTCGCGGGGTGCTGGAAGACGCGCTGGATGCCTTCTGCCAAGTGGGCCGACAGCCCCTGATTGCCCTGGCTCTGCTAGGCAACATCAGCAGCATTGCCTTCTTCAACTTTTCGGGCATCAGCGTCACCAAGGAACTGAGTGCCACCACCCGCATGGTGCTAGACACCCTGCGCACCATAGTCATCTGGGCCTTTACCCTCGCACTGGGCTGGGAGATCTTCTATCCATTGCAGATCCTTGGTTTCCTCATCCTCCTTATGGGCACCGCCCTCTACAATGGGCTGCACCGACCACTGCTAGCCTTCCTGTCCAGACGCTGGCGACTCCCTACCcaggagggagagcaagagagactGCTAGGTGACAGTCGGACTCCCATCAATGAAGCCAGCTGA
- the Slc35f6 gene encoding solute carrier family 35 member F6 isoform X1 — protein MFLGEFSCLAAFYLLKCQGRRQSASSVEPQQPFNTLLFLPPALCDMTGTSIMYVALNMTSASSFQMLRGAVIIFTGLFSVAFLDRRLAPSQWLGILITIAGLVVVGLADLLSKHDSQHKLSEVITGDLLIIMAQIIIAIQMVLEEKFVYKHNIHPLQAVGIEGFFGFVILSLLLVPMFYIPTASFSGNPRGVLEDALDAFCQVGRQPLIALALLGNISSIAFFNFSGISVTKELSATTRMVLDTLRTIVIWAFTLALGWEIFYPLQILGFLILLMGTALYNGLHRPLLAFLSRRWRLPTQEGEQERLLGDSRTPINEAS, from the exons ATGTTCCTGGGAGAGTTCTCCTGCCTTGCTGCCTTCTACCTGCTCAAATGCCAAGGCAGAAGACAGTCAGCCTCCAGTGTAGAGCCCCAGCAGCCCTTCAACACCCTGCTTTTCCTGCCCCCAGCCCTGTGTGACATGACTGGGACCAGCATCATGTACGTGG CCCTGAACATGACCAGTGCCTCAAGCTTTCAGATGCTGCGGGGTGCAGTGATCATCTTCACAGGCCTGTTCTCAGTGGCCTTCCTGGACCGGAGGCTGGCACCAAGCCAGTGGCTGGGCATCCTGATCACTATTGCGGGACTGGTGGTAGTTGGCCTAGCTGACCTCCTGAGCAAGCATGACAGTCAACACAAGCTCAGTGAAGTCATCACAG GTGACTTGTTGATCATCATGGCCCAGATCATCATTGCCATCCAGATGGTGCTAGAGGAGAAGTTTGTCTACAAACACAACATCCACCCACTCCAGGCAGTAGGCATCGAGG GCTTCTTCGGCTTCGTGATCCTCTCGCTGCTCCTTGTGCCTATGTTCTACATCCCCACGGCCTCCTTTAGTGGGAACCCTCGCGGGGTGCTGGAAGACGCGCTGGATGCCTTCTGCCAAGTGGGCCGACAGCCCCTGATTGCCCTGGCTCTGCTAGGCAACATCAGCAGCATTGCCTTCTTCAACTTTTCGGGCATCAGCGTCACCAAGGAACTGAGTGCCACCACCCGCATGGTGCTAGACACCCTGCGCACCATAGTCATCTGGGCCTTTACCCTCGCACTGGGCTGGGAGATCTTCTATCCATTGCAGATCCTTGGTTTCCTCATCCTCCTTATGGGCACCGCCCTCTACAATGGGCTGCACCGACCACTGCTAGCCTTCCTGTCCAGACGCTGGCGACTCCCTACCcaggagggagagcaagagagactGCTAGGTGACAGTCGGACTCCCATCAATGAAGCCAGCTGA